In one Dehalogenimonas formicexedens genomic region, the following are encoded:
- the secG gene encoding preprotein translocase subunit SecG, which translates to MLTFLLVAQIIVAVALGLAALLQVRGGGLGGIFGQSDTVFRTKRGIEKTLFQMTIVLVVLLVLISIWVLLVI; encoded by the coding sequence ATGCTGACATTCTTACTCGTTGCCCAGATAATCGTCGCTGTCGCGCTGGGCCTGGCGGCGTTGTTGCAGGTCCGCGGCGGCGGATTAGGCGGCATTTTCGGGCAGTCCGACACTGTTTTCCGCACCAAGCGCGGCATTGAAAAGACGCTTTTCCAGATGACCATCGTCCTGGTCGTCCTCCTGGTTCTCATTTCCATCTGGGTGTTGCTGGTAATCTAA
- the trmD gene encoding tRNA (guanosine(37)-N1)-methyltransferase TrmD — protein MRIDILTLFPEMFAGPFSESILKRAAEKGLLEIHFHQIRDYTHDKHHVVDDTPYGGGAGMVMKPEPVVEAIESVKRLSDAESRTILLSPSGKLFSQGIAAELALKSRLILIAGHYEGFDERVRSYIDDEISIGDYVLSGGELPAMVIVDAVARLIPGVLGCGESHVEESHSQGLLEYPHYTRPPEFRGTPVPAILLSGNHAEIAKWRRKESLKRTSERRPDMLAGVALSKADRKTLAELNSEPEATRETDSQTG, from the coding sequence ATGCGGATTGATATTCTGACGCTGTTCCCGGAAATGTTTGCCGGACCGTTTTCCGAAAGCATCTTGAAACGGGCCGCCGAAAAGGGCCTTCTGGAGATCCACTTTCACCAGATCCGGGACTATACCCATGACAAACACCACGTCGTGGATGACACGCCCTACGGCGGCGGTGCCGGCATGGTTATGAAACCGGAGCCTGTGGTGGAGGCCATCGAATCCGTAAAAAGGCTGTCAGATGCGGAATCAAGGACAATTCTGCTGTCCCCCTCCGGAAAACTCTTCAGCCAGGGTATTGCTGCGGAACTTGCTCTAAAATCACGCCTCATCCTCATCGCCGGACATTACGAAGGGTTCGACGAACGGGTGAGATCATATATCGACGACGAGATCAGCATCGGGGATTACGTCCTCTCCGGGGGCGAACTGCCCGCTATGGTCATCGTGGACGCCGTGGCAAGGCTCATTCCCGGCGTCCTGGGATGCGGAGAGTCCCACGTTGAGGAATCCCACAGCCAGGGGCTCCTGGAATATCCCCACTATACCCGCCCTCCGGAATTCCGGGGGACACCCGTGCCGGCGATTCTCCTCTCAGGAAATCACGCAGAGATTGCCAAATGGCGGCGCAAAGAATCGCTGAAACGCACCTCGGAACGGAGACCGGACATGTTGGCTGGTGTCGCGTTATCAAAGGCCGACCGGAAAACGTTAGCCGAACTAAATTCGGAACCGGAGGCGACGCGTGAAACTGACAGCCAAACGGGCTAA
- the rplS gene encoding 50S ribosomal protein L19, whose translation MRIDELVPPVVKAEFPEINPGDTVKVHYRIIEGDKERIQVFQGIVLRKRSGADGGNFTVRRVSYGVGVERIFPFTSPLIARIEMTRRGRVRRAKLYYLRNLSGKAARIKEGERGTAT comes from the coding sequence ATGAGAATTGATGAATTGGTGCCTCCGGTGGTCAAAGCCGAGTTTCCGGAGATCAACCCCGGCGACACCGTCAAAGTGCATTACCGGATTATCGAAGGTGATAAGGAACGCATCCAGGTGTTCCAGGGCATTGTTCTGAGGAAACGCTCCGGCGCCGATGGCGGCAACTTCACAGTGCGCCGCGTATCTTACGGTGTCGGCGTCGAACGCATATTTCCTTTCACCTCGCCCCTGATTGCCAGGATCGAGATGACCCGCCGAGGCCGTGTCCGCCGCGCCAAACTCTACTACCTGCGCAACCTGTCCGGCAAGGCCGCCCGAATCAAGGAAGGCGAGCGCGGAACCGCCACCTGA
- the priA gene encoding replication restart helicase PriA, whose amino-acid sequence MPYAEVSVNSPAAGRGAYSYELPENLAVRPGQAVLVPFGPRILQGIAVEVSDTPRFDATRQLSGVIDPPLYLTAAQLAAGRWIRRHYLAPLFPSLALWLPPGFERSAESVFTRSGLDIGQIPLSELERDFLATLDTTIPADQKTLEKRFGKLAAQKAVRHLLGHGLIERRYRLQALKVKPLLERVVHLKGDPENALKNAANLLKRSPKQSAVLRLLATSRGRLPLAEIRREFGDVAAVVSALVAKDLVHIANEESRRNPSLPAAVELPMPHTLTPAQAAAVSEVTASVDRAGGETFLLHGVTGSGKTEVYLHAAKHTLKQGKQVVVLVPEISLTHQIIERFTARFSGRVAVLHSKLSLGERFDQWRGIAEGDYDIVIGPRSALFAPFANPGLIVIDEEHEWAYKQQDTPPLYHAREAARRLSLETGATLLLGSATPDIESYFKALRGDYHLLELPDRLTPHPSAPLPPVTLIDMRDELKSGNLSIFSRKLKAEIEAALKNGEQVILFFNRRGGATFIQCRDCGEVLKCRNCRLPLGFHPVENRLVCHHCNAQYRVPAVCPVCGRSRIKFIGLGTQKLEEETKKEFPGVKILRWDSDAARDKDTGYRIFDDFRAGKADILIGTQVVARGLDLPRVGLVGVINADTALNLPDFRAGERTFQLLLQVAGRAGRGEFPGRVVVQSYQPAHYAITAAVAHDYKGFYQKELEYRRLLGYPPFIELAVLTVQHPAEADGLQIAHNLKKKLELERDSTGAKDIEFIGPAPAFVPRRRGKYRWQVIVKGRDIVDFLDKACLSSGVGVDVDPLGLD is encoded by the coding sequence TTGCCTTACGCCGAGGTCAGCGTCAATTCCCCAGCCGCCGGGCGCGGCGCGTACAGCTACGAACTGCCGGAAAACCTCGCCGTCCGTCCCGGCCAGGCGGTCCTGGTTCCTTTCGGCCCCAGGATACTTCAGGGCATCGCCGTCGAGGTCTCGGACACCCCCAGATTCGATGCCACCCGCCAGCTCTCCGGGGTCATCGATCCGCCGTTATACCTGACCGCCGCTCAACTGGCCGCCGGCCGCTGGATAAGACGCCATTACCTGGCGCCGTTATTCCCTTCTTTGGCGCTGTGGCTGCCGCCCGGTTTTGAGCGGTCCGCCGAGTCGGTGTTTACCCGTTCGGGGCTGGACATCGGCCAAATCCCCCTTTCGGAACTCGAACGGGACTTCCTGGCTACCCTTGACACCACTATTCCCGCTGATCAGAAAACGCTCGAAAAGCGGTTCGGCAAACTCGCGGCCCAAAAAGCCGTTCGGCATCTGCTGGGTCACGGGCTGATCGAACGCCGCTACCGGCTGCAGGCGCTCAAGGTGAAGCCCCTGCTTGAAAGGGTAGTGCACCTGAAAGGCGATCCCGAGAACGCCCTGAAAAACGCGGCTAATCTGCTTAAGCGATCCCCCAAACAATCGGCGGTCCTCCGGCTGTTAGCCACCTCGCGCGGCCGCCTCCCGTTAGCCGAGATCCGGCGGGAATTTGGCGATGTCGCCGCCGTTGTTTCGGCTCTTGTGGCCAAAGACCTCGTTCACATCGCCAACGAGGAATCCCGCCGCAATCCGAGTCTTCCGGCAGCCGTCGAGCTCCCCATGCCTCATACTTTGACCCCCGCCCAAGCCGCGGCCGTTTCCGAAGTGACCGCTTCTGTCGACCGGGCCGGGGGCGAGACCTTCCTGCTTCACGGCGTGACCGGCTCCGGCAAGACGGAGGTCTACCTCCATGCCGCCAAACACACCCTGAAACAGGGCAAGCAGGTCGTGGTGCTGGTGCCGGAGATTTCCCTGACCCATCAGATCATCGAGCGCTTCACCGCCCGGTTCTCGGGCCGGGTGGCGGTTCTCCACAGCAAACTCTCGCTGGGGGAAAGGTTTGACCAGTGGCGGGGCATCGCCGAGGGCGATTACGACATCGTCATAGGTCCCAGAAGCGCCCTGTTCGCCCCGTTCGCCAATCCGGGTCTGATAGTCATCGACGAAGAACACGAATGGGCTTACAAGCAGCAGGATACGCCGCCTTTATATCACGCCCGGGAGGCCGCCCGCCGCCTGTCCCTGGAAACCGGGGCTACGCTGCTCCTGGGGTCCGCTACCCCGGACATCGAGAGTTATTTCAAGGCCCTGCGCGGCGATTACCACCTCCTGGAACTGCCGGACCGGCTCACTCCCCACCCCTCCGCCCCGCTTCCCCCGGTGACCCTGATCGACATGCGCGACGAATTGAAAAGCGGCAATCTCTCCATTTTCAGCCGCAAACTGAAAGCCGAGATAGAAGCCGCGCTCAAAAACGGCGAACAGGTCATCCTCTTTTTCAACCGGCGCGGCGGCGCCACTTTCATCCAGTGCCGCGACTGCGGCGAAGTCCTGAAATGCCGCAACTGCCGCCTGCCCTTAGGCTTTCACCCGGTGGAGAACCGGCTGGTGTGCCACCACTGCAACGCTCAGTACCGGGTGCCTGCCGTCTGTCCCGTTTGCGGCCGCAGCCGTATCAAGTTTATCGGCCTGGGCACGCAGAAACTGGAAGAAGAGACGAAGAAGGAGTTTCCGGGAGTCAAAATCCTGCGCTGGGACTCTGATGCCGCCCGAGATAAAGATACCGGATACCGGATTTTCGATGATTTCCGCGCCGGCAAGGCGGATATCCTGATCGGCACCCAGGTCGTCGCCCGCGGCCTCGACCTGCCCAGGGTGGGACTGGTGGGCGTCATCAATGCCGATACCGCGCTCAACCTCCCCGATTTCCGGGCTGGCGAGCGGACCTTCCAGCTTCTGCTTCAGGTGGCGGGACGCGCCGGGCGGGGAGAGTTTCCCGGCCGGGTCGTTGTCCAGAGCTACCAGCCCGCGCACTATGCCATCACCGCGGCGGTGGCGCATGACTATAAGGGCTTCTATCAAAAAGAACTGGAGTATCGCCGTCTGCTGGGGTATCCTCCCTTCATCGAACTGGCGGTGCTCACCGTCCAGCATCCTGCGGAGGCGGATGGCCTGCAGATTGCCCACAATCTCAAGAAGAAACTGGAATTGGAACGGGATTCCACCGGGGCCAAGGACATCGAGTTTATCGGCCCGGCGCCGGCGTTCGTTCCCCGCCGCCGGGGCAAATACCGCTGGCAGGTTATCGTGAAGGGGCGGGATATCGTTGATTTCCTGGATAAAGCCTGTCTGTCTTCCGGCGTCGGCGTAGACGTGGATCCCCTCGGTTTGGATTAA
- a CDS encoding SAM hydrolase/SAM-dependent halogenase family protein, with amino-acid sequence MSGIITLTTDFGDSGGYIAAMKGVILGIAPETQIVDISHRISPQNVFEAAFTLATVYRFFPENTVHLVVVDPGVGTGRKIITVKTPEGIFVGPDNGVFSYVLRDYATQIGPSEDGRHRAELAAAAQAVAVTNSRHFRQPVSNTFHGRDIMAPVAAMLSKGFELTAFGEPMDRLVMLDLPQATRQTDGSILGRIVIVDSFGNLITDVRADDLPLGNRLRVELGKYVISGLKKTYAEGTGLIALIGSSGYLEIAVPGGSAAASTGIQAGGKIRISSE; translated from the coding sequence ATGTCCGGCATTATCACCCTGACTACCGACTTTGGGGATTCCGGCGGCTATATCGCCGCCATGAAGGGCGTCATCCTGGGTATCGCCCCTGAGACCCAGATTGTCGATATCAGCCACCGCATCTCACCGCAGAACGTCTTCGAGGCCGCTTTTACCCTTGCAACGGTTTACCGCTTCTTTCCGGAGAACACCGTTCACCTGGTTGTAGTCGATCCCGGGGTCGGCACCGGCCGCAAGATCATTACCGTTAAAACGCCCGAGGGCATATTTGTCGGCCCTGACAACGGGGTGTTTTCGTACGTCCTCAGAGATTATGCGACCCAAATTGGCCCTTCGGAGGACGGCCGGCATCGCGCCGAACTTGCTGCGGCGGCCCAAGCGGTGGCCGTCACCAACAGCCGGCACTTCCGCCAACCGGTATCGAACACCTTCCATGGACGCGATATCATGGCTCCCGTGGCGGCGATGCTCTCGAAGGGATTTGAGTTAACCGCTTTCGGAGAACCCATGGACCGCCTTGTTATGCTCGATTTGCCGCAGGCAACCAGGCAGACCGACGGGTCGATTCTGGGTCGCATTGTCATTGTCGACAGCTTCGGCAATCTCATCACCGATGTCCGCGCCGATGACCTGCCTTTGGGTAACCGACTGCGCGTCGAATTGGGCAAATACGTTATAAGCGGGCTGAAAAAGACCTATGCCGAGGGTACCGGATTGATAGCTCTCATCGGGTCCTCAGGTTACCTGGAAATAGCTGTGCCTGGGGGAAGTGCGGCGGCTTCAACCGGCATTCAAGCGGGCGGCAAAATCAGAATTTCATCCGAATAA